A window of Geoalkalibacter sp. contains these coding sequences:
- a CDS encoding thiazole synthase: MDDLIIAGRRFHSRLLVGTGKFSSNAAMVAAMEGSGCEIVTVALRRVDIDNPGDSMLSHIPREKYLLLPNTSGARDAEEAVRLARLARAAGCEPWVKLEVTPDPYYLLPDPIETLKAAQILVKEGFVVLPYINADPVLAKRLQEAGTATVMPLGAPIGTNRGLRTRDQIAIIIEQAIVPVVVDAGLGAPSHAAQAMELGADAVLVNTALAVARDPGAMGKAFKKGVEAGREGYLAGLGEQREKAEASSPLTGFLRD, encoded by the coding sequence ATGGACGACCTGATCATCGCCGGACGCCGCTTTCACTCGCGACTGCTGGTGGGTACCGGCAAATTCTCCTCCAACGCGGCCATGGTGGCAGCCATGGAAGGTTCGGGCTGCGAAATCGTCACCGTGGCCCTGCGCCGCGTCGACATCGACAACCCCGGCGACAGCATGCTCTCCCATATCCCCCGCGAAAAATATCTGCTGCTGCCCAACACCAGCGGCGCGCGCGATGCCGAGGAGGCGGTGCGGCTGGCGCGGCTGGCGCGGGCCGCGGGTTGCGAACCCTGGGTCAAGCTCGAAGTCACGCCCGACCCCTACTACCTGCTGCCCGATCCCATCGAGACCCTCAAGGCCGCACAGATTCTGGTCAAGGAAGGCTTTGTCGTGCTGCCCTACATCAACGCCGATCCGGTGCTCGCCAAGCGTCTGCAGGAAGCCGGCACCGCCACGGTCATGCCGCTTGGCGCGCCCATCGGCACCAACCGCGGCCTGCGCACCCGCGACCAGATCGCCATCATCATCGAGCAGGCCATCGTGCCCGTGGTGGTCGACGCGGGACTCGGCGCGCCCTCCCATGCGGCGCAGGCCATGGAGCTGGGCGCCGACGCGGTGCTGGTCAATACCGCCCTGGCCGTGGCGCGTGATCCGGGCGCCATGGGCAAGGCGTTCAAAAAAGGGGTCGAAGCCGGTCGCGAAGGCTATCTCGCCGGGCTCGGCGAGCAACGCGAAAAGGCCGAAGCCTCCAGCCCATTGACGGGATTCCTGCGTGACTGA
- the thiE gene encoding thiamine phosphate synthase — MSRRAVDFSLYLITDRRALPPGRRLEDVVRAACAGGVGAVQLREKDLSPRELYPLACRLREVTAAGGAHLLINDRVDLALAVEADGVHLGGQSLPTALARRLLGPEKLIGVSTHHPDEIHAASRDGADFVTFGPVYATPSKAAYGPPQGLDALRAAGRNAPLPVFALGGITAEQVPELRAAGARGIALIRAILGADDARQAARSFREAYRLHP, encoded by the coding sequence ATGTCGCGGCGCGCCGTGGATTTCTCCCTCTACCTGATCACCGACCGCCGCGCCCTGCCGCCCGGCCGACGACTTGAAGATGTGGTGCGCGCCGCTTGCGCCGGGGGCGTCGGCGCCGTGCAACTGCGCGAAAAGGATCTCAGCCCCCGCGAGCTCTATCCCCTGGCCTGCCGCCTGCGCGAAGTCACCGCAGCAGGCGGCGCGCACCTGCTGATCAACGACCGCGTCGACCTGGCCCTGGCCGTGGAGGCCGACGGCGTGCACCTCGGCGGCCAATCCCTGCCCACCGCCCTCGCCCGGCGCCTGCTCGGCCCGGAGAAACTCATCGGTGTTTCCACCCACCACCCTGACGAAATCCACGCCGCTTCCCGCGACGGCGCCGATTTCGTCACCTTCGGCCCGGTCTACGCCACCCCCTCCAAGGCCGCCTACGGCCCGCCGCAAGGCCTCGACGCCCTGCGCGCCGCCGGCCGGAACGCCCCTCTGCCGGTATTCGCCCTGGGCGGAATCACCGCGGAACAGGTTCCCGAACTGCGCGCCGCCGGCGCCCGCGGCATCGCCCTGATCCGCGCCATCCTCGGTGCCGACGACGCGCGGCAGGCCGCGCGATCGTTCCGCGAGGCCTATCGGCTGCACCCGTAA
- the thiS gene encoding sulfur carrier protein ThiS, whose translation MQVKINGELRELAAPLTVAAYLESLGLEPERVVIEHNHAILSRADFAKAPLGDGDQLEIIQFVGGG comes from the coding sequence ATGCAAGTGAAAATCAACGGAGAACTTCGAGAACTTGCCGCCCCTCTAACGGTGGCGGCCTATCTGGAAAGCCTGGGACTTGAGCCCGAGCGGGTGGTGATCGAGCACAACCACGCCATTTTGTCGCGCGCCGATTTTGCCAAGGCCCCCCTCGGCGACGGCGACCAACTGGAAATCATCCAGTTCGTCGGCGGCGGCTAA
- the thiF gene encoding sulfur carrier protein ThiS adenylyltransferase ThiF: MTVWINEQPRELPSDTTLFAVRDLCKPEADVLIVNGFPATADQPLRDGDRVVLIRRGEKPSARELEALMAARHTPGVHERVKQASIGIAGAGGLGSSVAVALARIGIGRLILADFDVVEPSNLNRQQFFVDQIGQPKVEALRDNLARINPYVRVELFNGRLTPDNIAEVFAEAQILVEAFDAAAQKAMLVETFRRHFPERPLVAASGLAGYQPSNTVRTRRVGEQLVLVGDGQSAARPGEGLMAPRVGIAAHHQANAVLRLLLGEAPE; the protein is encoded by the coding sequence ATGACCGTCTGGATCAACGAACAGCCCCGCGAACTGCCCTCCGACACCACCCTCTTCGCGGTCCGCGATCTGTGCAAGCCCGAAGCCGACGTGCTCATCGTCAACGGCTTTCCCGCCACGGCCGACCAGCCCTTGCGCGACGGCGATCGGGTGGTGCTGATCCGACGCGGCGAAAAGCCTTCGGCGCGGGAGTTGGAAGCCCTGATGGCGGCGCGTCACACCCCGGGAGTCCATGAACGCGTCAAACAGGCCAGCATCGGCATCGCCGGCGCGGGGGGCCTGGGTTCGTCGGTGGCGGTGGCCCTGGCGCGCATCGGCATCGGCCGACTGATCCTCGCCGATTTCGACGTGGTGGAACCCTCCAACCTCAACCGCCAGCAGTTTTTCGTCGACCAGATCGGCCAACCCAAGGTCGAGGCCCTGCGCGACAATCTGGCGCGCATCAATCCCTACGTCAGGGTCGAGCTTTTCAACGGCCGCCTCACCCCCGACAACATCGCCGAGGTGTTCGCCGAGGCGCAAATTCTCGTCGAAGCCTTCGACGCCGCCGCGCAAAAAGCCATGCTGGTGGAAACCTTCCGCCGGCACTTTCCCGAGCGGCCGCTGGTGGCGGCCTCGGGCCTGGCCGGCTATCAGCCCTCCAACACGGTGCGCACCCGCCGCGTCGGGGAACAACTGGTGCTGGTCGGCGACGGACAAAGCGCCGCGCGCCCCGGCGAAGGGCTCATGGCGCCGCGCGTCGGCATCGCCGCTCATCATCAAGCCAATGCGGTGCTGCGCCTGTTGCTCGGCGAGGCGCCGGAATGA
- the thiH gene encoding 2-iminoacetate synthase ThiH, with protein sequence MSFLEVLKDYDRCRVAERIAAQTAADVERALGNERRHAEDLLALLSPAAEPFLEAMAQKAHRQTVQRFGRNILLYAPLYLSNECVNGCLYCGFSAKNQVPRRTLSFDEIEREARVLHDQGFRHILLVTGESPKALDNAFLAAAARRIRHLFSSISIEVYPMETEGYREMIDAGIDGLTIYQETYDAELYQRMHPFGKKRDFAFRLATPERGGAAGLRRIGIGSLLGLGDFRFEGFCTGLHALYLSRHFWRTQLTVSFPRIRPADGGFQPLSPVSDRHFVQLICALRLLLPDVGLVLSTRESAQLRDNLLPLGITQMSAGSCTAPGGYADKDHSTRQFAIDDDRSPAEVCRLIRARGYEAVWKDWDAAFLERAAGQ encoded by the coding sequence ATGAGTTTTCTCGAGGTTCTCAAGGACTATGACCGCTGCCGCGTCGCGGAGCGGATCGCCGCCCAGACCGCCGCCGATGTCGAGCGCGCCCTGGGCAACGAGCGGCGCCATGCCGAGGATCTGCTCGCCCTGCTCTCTCCCGCCGCCGAGCCTTTTCTCGAGGCCATGGCGCAAAAAGCCCATCGCCAGACGGTGCAGCGCTTCGGACGCAACATCCTGCTCTACGCGCCCCTGTATCTGTCCAACGAATGCGTCAACGGCTGCCTTTATTGCGGCTTCAGCGCCAAGAACCAGGTGCCGCGCCGCACCCTGTCCTTCGATGAAATCGAGCGCGAAGCCCGCGTCCTGCACGACCAGGGTTTCCGCCACATCCTGCTGGTCACCGGCGAATCGCCCAAGGCGCTGGACAACGCGTTTCTCGCCGCCGCCGCGCGCCGCATCCGTCATCTGTTCAGCTCCATCAGCATCGAGGTCTACCCCATGGAGACCGAGGGGTACCGAGAGATGATCGACGCCGGCATCGACGGCTTGACCATCTATCAGGAAACCTACGACGCCGAGCTCTACCAGCGGATGCATCCTTTCGGCAAAAAGCGCGACTTCGCCTTTCGCCTCGCCACCCCCGAGCGCGGAGGGGCCGCCGGGCTGCGCCGCATCGGCATCGGCTCGCTGCTGGGACTGGGCGATTTTCGCTTCGAGGGCTTCTGCACCGGCCTGCACGCCCTGTATCTGAGCCGCCACTTCTGGCGCACCCAGCTGACCGTTTCTTTTCCGCGCATCCGCCCGGCCGACGGCGGCTTTCAGCCCCTGAGCCCGGTCTCCGACCGCCATTTCGTGCAGCTGATCTGCGCCCTGCGCCTGCTTTTGCCCGATGTCGGCCTGGTGCTCTCCACCCGCGAGAGCGCTCAACTGCGCGACAATCTGCTGCCCCTGGGCATCACCCAGATGAGCGCCGGTTCCTGCACCGCTCCCGGCGGTTACGCCGACAAGGATCACAGCACCCGCCAGTTCGCCATCGACGATGACCGCAGCCCCGCCGAGGTCTGTCGCCTGATCCGCGCGCGCGGCTACGAGGCGGTGTGGAAGGACTGGGACGCGGCCTTTCTGGAGCGCGCCGCGGGCCAGTGA